A stretch of Sulfurimonas autotrophica DSM 16294 DNA encodes these proteins:
- a CDS encoding acyl carrier protein: MNIEDIKKVIIKEILNIAPDVEEDEIEGDENIQESLEIDSFDFLKILTALNEDLGVEVPESDYDKVETLNKMAEYFAQRV, translated from the coding sequence ATGAATATAGAAGATATAAAAAAAGTCATAATAAAAGAGATATTGAATATAGCACCTGATGTGGAAGAAGATGAGATAGAAGGGGATGAAAATATTCAAGAGTCATTGGAGATTGATTCGTTTGATTTTTTAAAAATTCTTACCGCATTAAATGAAGATTTGGGTGTAGAAGTTCCAGAGTCTGATTATGATAAAGTAGAAACTTTAAATAAGATGGCAGAATATTTTGCACAAAGAGTATAA